A region from the Equus asinus isolate D_3611 breed Donkey chromosome 3, EquAss-T2T_v2, whole genome shotgun sequence genome encodes:
- the LOC106840082 gene encoding uncharacterized protein isoform X1, translating into MCARARTAAAGGRPKLWSHQLRGRKGTVACRKKAASKPSFGRRLRIHFGRRLCCEKLGQPVARHGGPSAALGARCRPAGLSGALTGPRGGGGGGAMRPVDADDGREPERDWETLPSPALDAARRDAAALEREHVRAHLRARRKLLEIESLLDALKSEVEASQESAVGAGAEERVMRLCEKVERKAAEAALMGQRLVELHRQIDGCGLPTDGLHSADLRSEFCRREDTTWLQLLSQEPRPHPGGRCHYFG; encoded by the exons ATGTGTGCGCGTGCGCGCACGGCCGCGGCGGGCGGGCGTCCGAAACTTTGGTCCCACCAGCTGCGTGGCCGTAAAGGAACTGTGGCGTGTCGTAAAAAAGCCGCAAGTAAGCCGAGCTTTGGTAGACGGCTGCGAATCCATTTTGGACGCCGTCTCTGCTGCGAAAAGTTGGGGCAACCTGTTGCTCGTCACGGTGGCCCTTCCGCCGCGCTCGGCGCTCGCTGCCGGCCGGCCGGCCTCTCGGGCGCGCTGACCGGGCCGcggggcggtggcggcggcggcgcgatGCGGCCCGTGGACGCGGACGACGGCCGGGAGCCCGAGCGGGACTGGGAGACGCTCCCGAGCCCCGCGCTCGACGCCGCCCGCCGGGACGCCGCCGCCCTCGAGCGCGAGCACGTGCGCGCGCACCTGCGGGCCCGCCGGAAGCTGCTGGAGATCGAGAGCCTGCTGGACGCCCTCAAGAGCGAGGTGGAGGCGTCGCAGGAGAGCGCCGTGGGCGCCGGGGCGGAGGAGAGGGTGATGAGGCTGTGCGAGAAGGTGGAGAGGAAGGCGGCGGAGGCGGCGCTGATGGGGCAGAGGCTCGTGGAGCTCCACCGGCAGATCGACGGCTGCGG GTTACCCACTGATGGACTCCATTCAGCTG ACTTGAGGTCAGAGTTCTGCAGGAGAGAAGACACTACTTGGCTGCAGCTGCTGTCGCAAGAACCCAGACCCCATCCAGGGGGCAGATGCCACTACTTTGGATGA
- the S100P gene encoding protein S100-P has protein sequence MTELETAMSMIIDVFARYSGAEGSKQSLTKGELKTLMEKELPGFLQTGRNKGAVDKLLKDLDANGDAEVDFSEFIVFVAALTSTCHKYFQQAGTK, from the exons ATGACGGAACTGGAGACAGCCATGAGCATGATCATCGACGTCTTTGCCCGGTACTCGGGTGCCGAGGGCAGCAAGCAGAGCCTGACCAAGGGGGAGCTGAAGACGCTCATGGAGAAGGAGCTCCCGGGCTTCCTGCAG ACCGGAAGGAACAAGGGTGCCGTGGACAAACTGCTCAAGGACCTGGACGCCAACGGAGACGCCGAGGTGGACTTCAGCGAGTTCATCGTGTTTGTGGCCGCGCTCACGTCTACCTGCCACAAGTACTTCCAGCAGGCGGGCACCAAGTGA
- the LOC106840082 gene encoding MORF4 family associated protein 1 like 2-like isoform X3 translates to MCARARTAAAGGRPKLWSHQLRGRKGTVACRKKAASKPSFGRRLRIHFGRRLCCEKLGQPVARHGGPSAALGARCRPAGLSGALTGPRGGGGGGAMRPVDADDGREPERDWETLPSPALDAARRDAAALEREHVRAHLRARRKLLEIESLLDALKSEVEASQESAVGAGAEERVMRLCEKVERKAAEAALMGQRLVELHRQIDGCGCG, encoded by the coding sequence ATGTGTGCGCGTGCGCGCACGGCCGCGGCGGGCGGGCGTCCGAAACTTTGGTCCCACCAGCTGCGTGGCCGTAAAGGAACTGTGGCGTGTCGTAAAAAAGCCGCAAGTAAGCCGAGCTTTGGTAGACGGCTGCGAATCCATTTTGGACGCCGTCTCTGCTGCGAAAAGTTGGGGCAACCTGTTGCTCGTCACGGTGGCCCTTCCGCCGCGCTCGGCGCTCGCTGCCGGCCGGCCGGCCTCTCGGGCGCGCTGACCGGGCCGcggggcggtggcggcggcggcgcgatGCGGCCCGTGGACGCGGACGACGGCCGGGAGCCCGAGCGGGACTGGGAGACGCTCCCGAGCCCCGCGCTCGACGCCGCCCGCCGGGACGCCGCCGCCCTCGAGCGCGAGCACGTGCGCGCGCACCTGCGGGCCCGCCGGAAGCTGCTGGAGATCGAGAGCCTGCTGGACGCCCTCAAGAGCGAGGTGGAGGCGTCGCAGGAGAGCGCCGTGGGCGCCGGGGCGGAGGAGAGGGTGATGAGGCTGTGCGAGAAGGTGGAGAGGAAGGCGGCGGAGGCGGCGCTGATGGGGCAGAGGCTCGTGGAGCTCCACCGGCAGATCGACGGCTGCGGGTGCGGCTGA
- the LOC106840082 gene encoding MORF4 family associated protein 1 like 2-like isoform X2, which translates to MCARARTAAAGGRPKLWSHQLRGRKGTVACRKKAASKPSFGRRLRIHFGRRLCCEKLGQPVARHGGPSAALGARCRPAGLSGALTGPRGGGGGGAMRPVDADDGREPERDWETLPSPALDAARRDAAALEREHVRAHLRARRKLLEIESLLDALKSEVEASQESAVGAGAEERVMRLCEKVERKAAEAALMGQRLVELHRQIDGCGLPTDGLHSAGKED; encoded by the exons ATGTGTGCGCGTGCGCGCACGGCCGCGGCGGGCGGGCGTCCGAAACTTTGGTCCCACCAGCTGCGTGGCCGTAAAGGAACTGTGGCGTGTCGTAAAAAAGCCGCAAGTAAGCCGAGCTTTGGTAGACGGCTGCGAATCCATTTTGGACGCCGTCTCTGCTGCGAAAAGTTGGGGCAACCTGTTGCTCGTCACGGTGGCCCTTCCGCCGCGCTCGGCGCTCGCTGCCGGCCGGCCGGCCTCTCGGGCGCGCTGACCGGGCCGcggggcggtggcggcggcggcgcgatGCGGCCCGTGGACGCGGACGACGGCCGGGAGCCCGAGCGGGACTGGGAGACGCTCCCGAGCCCCGCGCTCGACGCCGCCCGCCGGGACGCCGCCGCCCTCGAGCGCGAGCACGTGCGCGCGCACCTGCGGGCCCGCCGGAAGCTGCTGGAGATCGAGAGCCTGCTGGACGCCCTCAAGAGCGAGGTGGAGGCGTCGCAGGAGAGCGCCGTGGGCGCCGGGGCGGAGGAGAGGGTGATGAGGCTGTGCGAGAAGGTGGAGAGGAAGGCGGCGGAGGCGGCGCTGATGGGGCAGAGGCTCGTGGAGCTCCACCGGCAGATCGACGGCTGCGG GTTACCCACTGATGGACTCCATTCAGCTGGTAAGGAGGACTGA